Genomic window (Desulforapulum autotrophicum HRM2):
AAGGCTGTAGGATGGGCTGTTTGGGATGTTAACCGTTGTTATCAAAAAATTTTCATCAATGGAGAACACAATGTCCGGCATATTTTCAACCAGGGTTCGATACCTTTCTTCGCTCAACCGCAGCTTTTCCTCTGACCGGTACCGGGTCGTATTATCCACCACAAAAAGAATAAAGCCCACGTTTATCCCATCATCGTTATGCATGGGCATGACCACTAAACGGAAGAGTTGACCGCCATCCACGGAATTCTTCCAGATGAGATCATACTCGAATTTTCCCTGTTTTTGAGCAATATCCAGAATCTGGTAAAATTGTTCATTCCCGACCCTGGAAAAAAAATCAAGAGTTGAAAAGTGCTGCCCCATGATCTCTTCTCTTTTTACCTGAAACAGCCTTTCTGCAGCCGGGTTGAAATGGATGATGCAAGACTTGGAATCAATTGCTGCAATGGCAAACTCGGTTGCAGATTTCAATATGCAATTCAGGGTGAGACTCGTTTGACTCAACTCCCGGTTCGCCTTTTCAAGGGCTTTTTCCATTTTTTTACGTTCTGCAATTTCCATGAACAATATATCGTTCTGTTGCTGGAATTCACGGGCATTTCTCCGGGAGGCCTCGACCTGCCCGGCAAGAAGTTGTTTCTGGGTATTACTGTGAATCAAGAACCCCACGCTGCCAAAGACCAGTAAAAACAAGAGCACCATGATCAGCAAAGCATCCCGGGGATTTATACCCGATGAAAATTTGTCGTCTGGAAAAATATGAATCAGAAAAAAAGGCGTGTGGACAACCCGTGAAAAGACCAGGACCTGTTTTTCTCTGCCCAATTCCAGACCCTTCAGCTGGATGAAGCCACTGCGTTTTTTTTCATGTGCCAGGTGCTCACTGACCCATTTTCCGAACACAGGGTCTTCGGCCATGAAAAGCGCCTTTGATTTCGGACAGAAGAGATAGATCCGGGACGAATCACCCACGTCCCAGGTGTCAAGGAGATGATGGAATGCCGTTTCCAGGGTGACATCCGCCACAATATACCCCATAAATCGATATTTAAAAAAATAGGGAACAGTAATAACGGCATGGGTCGTGTTGTTTCTTTTCTCAAGAATGGTGCCCATGCAGTTGTCGGCCAGGCTTAAATTCTGCTGGAAACGCCTCTGAATATTCTTTTTCACCTGGGGTGAAACCGTTGTAACTGGAGTACCGTCGGACTGAACAAATGCGATCCAGTTATAAATTTTAACCTCCCCTATTTTTTTTGAATCGGCAAGTGTCGTGAAGGAGTGCTGCATATCCAGGAGGCTTGTACCCAGCCCGTATTGCATGGACATGCCAAGGGCCTTGTTCTCAAAATAGGTGGAAATCTCCCTGCTGCCGGACAGGGCCACAAGATCCTGTTCACGTTCAGAGAAGAAATAGCCCATGGCCATGGCCTGTTTTTCAAACACAGTGACAAACCGTTTCCGGGATGCATCAATGAGTTGAATCCGGGAATTGTAGTTGTTCACAAGGAGCGTGCCCACATAAAACAGTATCAGAATGATCACCATTACAATTACAACGTTGGTACGCCTGGTCAAATCAGAAGTCATCCCGAAAAAGGCCCTTATCTTTTATTTTTCACAAATGCGCATCACCCCTTCAAAAAACGAGGGATAAAATGAAAAAACTGCCGGATAATACTTGTTCACAAGCCTTGCATATTTTCCCTCGTTTACACATTTTTGGAAAAAAAGGTTAAATTCATCCCTGAGCCTTACCGAGGATTTGGCAAACCCCACTCCCATATACTGGTTCATTGAAACGGGACCAAGAATCTTAACCTTTCCCGGCCATTTCTGGATACCCACAAGGGCGTCTGGGAAATCCAGCAGGGTGCAATCTGCCTCATTGTTAAGGACAGCGGGAATCAGTTCATTCAAGTTCATTTTGGCGGGCATGATTTTTACATTTACCCCTGAACCCTCTAGGCGGTTCAGGGCAGGGTCAAGACATCCTCCCTCAATGGCCAAGACACGATACCCCTTAACCCGGTCGATTGTTGACTGAATGTCATGGGCCAGATCGTCCGAAGGAACGATGGGTTGATGGGGAAAATCGGCCCTGGCAACAATCCACACCCCCGAGGGAAAAATGGGAACGGAGAAGAGGATCTCCCGTTCCCGCCATGGCAGGATGGTAAGCCCGTTGGCGATCAGATCTCCTTTGATGTCAGCCGGTTCCCCTGTGGAAAGTTTCTGGGTCGATACGGTTGTTTTTTTCCCAATAAGATCGGAGATCACACTCGCCCAGGAGGCATTTACATACTCGTAACGAACGCCCAGATAATCTGCAAACATCTGTACCAGCTCAACACTGAACCCGTCACCGCTTCCAGAGACAAAATGGGCATAGGGGACTCCAAGATGACGAAGTGTTCCCCGTTCCATGACCTTGTCATACCCCTCTGCCCTTGCCCATGATGTCATAAAAAAAGCCATCAGCATACAGACCAGCCCATGGCAAACAGGGGTCGACCATAAAAAAACATTCTTTTTCATCTGTTCATTCCTCTGTTCCAGATTGAACGCATCCCTTGAAGCAATACACCACTGCCCCTGGTATGATATGCTTGAATCATGGCTGATTATGGCAAAGGGACATGGGGATGTCAATATGATGGTCATGGGAAAGGATTCCCTTTCCCCGCTGTTTTTAATAATAGAAACGTCCCGGATATACCCGGACAGGACTGCAAGTATAACTGCGGCATCCGGGTTCCCTGATTTTGTGTTTGATTTTGTCGATTAATCAGGTTATGTTTTTATCATGTTTTTTAACTCTTTCTCCATAACGCCTATGAAAAAGGGGCTTTTGATCCCCCTCGTCTTTTTTATCATGGTTTCCAGCGCCGGGGGGGTGGAGGTAATTGTTAATGCATCCGTACCTGAAATACCATACACCGTAAACGATTTAAAGGCTATTTTTGCCATGCAGCGACCGGTCTGGTCGAACGGTGAAAGAATACATATTTTTGTCTTTGCCGATGACAATCCTGTCCACCGTGAATTCACCAAAACACGACTCAACATGTTTCCCCACCAGTTCAGAAGAATCTGGGACCGTCTGCTCTTTTCCGGAACCGGTCAACCGCCGAGACAGGTCTCGTCCCCGGAAGAGATGATCGACAAGGTCAGCACCACCCCCAACAGCATCGGCTATACCGGGTCTGAACCTGACAATGACAACATCAGGATTATAATACATGAATAAAAACGCCATTCCAGGGACAGTACTTATATTCATTCTTTTGGCCTTTACCCCAGGGATAAATGCCTACGACCTGTCAGACAAGGCTCAGATCCATGGTTTTTTTACCCAGAATGCCATTCATACCACAGCCAATCAGGCCTATGGTGAAAGTCAAGACAGGGTTTCCTACAGGCTTACCGAGGCTGGGCTCAATCTGGGTTACCAGCCCCTGGAACGGTTGCATTTTTCTGCCCAGGGACTTTTCCGCCAGGCTGGAGAACTTGACGACGGCAGCCTGACCCTTGATTACGGGTTGGCCGATCTATCCTTGTATCGACACCCCCGGGGCAGTTTGGGAATCAGGCTGGGCCGCATCAAAAACCCCCTGGGACTGTACAACGAGACAAGGGATGTGGCCTTTACAACCCCCACGATTATCCTGCCCCATGGCATTTATTTTGACCGTTCCAGGTCCTTGTTTCTGTCGTCCGACGGCGGACAGTTGTATTTTAACCACAATCTGGGTGCAGGATGGCTGTCCGGCAAATTTAACTATGGAAAGATGAGAAACGACAATGATGAAATACGAGATGCTGTTCTTCCCCTGAATGCCACAGGAGAGATGCGCACAGAGACTGATTTTGCAGGACAACTGAGCTATGGGATCAACTCGGGAGAATACCTGATCGCCGTAAGCTATGCCGATGTCACCCTGTCCTATGAGCCGGGTCCCATGGACAACTACACCAATGGAACGGTACGCTTTTACCCCATGGTCTTTTCAGCCCAGTATAACGGCGACAGGATCAGCCTGACAGGGGAATATTTGTATCAAAAAAATGAATTCCTAAACCTGGGCCCCTACAGTCCAGATGGGAAATCCACAAGTGAAAGCTGGTACTTTCAGGCTGCCTATCGTTTCAACTACAACTGGCAGATCCTGGGACGCTACGGAGAACATTACCTTGATCGAGACGACAGAAACGGAGATACTTTCGAACTGATTGGACTGCCGACCCACATGGGGTTTACCAAGGATTTAACCTTTGCCCTTCGCTGGGATATCAAGCCATGGATGATGATACGGGGTGAATACCACCATATTAACGGGACATCATGGCTTACCACTGCCGACAATCCCGACAGAAACCTCACAGACCAGTACCACGACCTCTATGCATTGCAGCTTGCCTTTAAATTTTGACAAAGGGTACCATGTCAAACCACAAATTTTTCAGCCTGAAGTGGAAGTTTATTTTTTTAATCAGCTTCACCCTTGTTCTTCTCCAGGGGTATCTGACCGGCCTGTCCTATATTGATGCCCAAAGGGCCTTCCTCGACCAGGGAGAAAAGGCCCAGACCCGTTATTTCCATATTGCCAAGACCGTCATCAACAACTCTTCAAAGGTGCTGGAACTCTTTGCCGAATCGATTTTCCCGACTGAGGCGTCCAACAGTTCTAGCAGGTTGCGACAGGAACGCACCATTGCTCTGCTGGATGAAAACTGGCTGAACTGGCAATTTATCTGGGGGCTTGAAACGGCTGTACTGACGGACCACGAAGGAAAAAAGATCAAGGAGTGGGGTCGTGTTCTCAAAGATTTATCTCCCCAGATCCAACAGGTTTTAAAAAAAGAAGAGCCCTTACACACCATGGCCTGTGAGGATGAATGCTATACCACCATGACCATTCCTGTTATTTCATCGTTTAAAGCCATTGGCACCCTTACCCTTGGCCGCTCGCTGGCAGACGGAATGATCGAATTTCAAAATGCAACCCAGACGGATATGGTGATCCTGACACGGGTCGGAAAAAAGCCCGTAGCCAAGGACGCACCCTACCAATTGTCAGCCATGACCCATGCGGCCCATAACACCCCGTTACTCCAAGCGTTGAAAGAACAGCACACCATGGATGAGCTTGTCCACAAAAACATCATATTCCACCATGGAAAAAGATTCTACAACATTCAGGCCCATGCCATGGACAACATCCAGAACCCGTCATCCCTGGTACTGATCATTGACGATATTACGGCTGAGTATAAGGAGATGCATCATCACCTGGCCCGCATGGTCCTGACCAGCCTTCTGGGGCTGTTTTCAATTCTTCTGGTTCTCTCTTTACTCGTCCATGCATTGTTAAAACGAATAGCCACCCTTTCCTCGACCCTACCGCTGCTTGCCCGCCATGAGTACCAGAAAGTACGCCAGGTATTGAACAGCAAAAAAACATATCACCGCTGGCATGATGAAGTCGACAATTTGATTGCCGTTGCCCGGGATGTGACCGATCAACTGGAAGCGTTGAAAAATGAGACCCAGACCCAAACCCTTCTTTTAACAAAAAAAAGCCAGGACCTTAAAAGGGAAAAAGAATTTATTGAAAGACTTGTTCAGACTGCTCCGATTCTGATCATGACACAAACCTGTTCCGGTGAAATATTGTTTGTCAACAATGCGGCCCTTGTCCTGCATGAAGTAGAAAAAGAGGCCCTTGTCGGACACTCATTTGATGATTTTTTCAGTGCAGAAAACCACCACCACCACGATCAACTCATGGCGCTCAGGCAGGAAAAAGAGATTAAATCCATTCAATATGATGCCGATATGATCTCATCATCCGGCATCACCCATGCCATCTCCTGGTTCCATTCCACGCTTTATCCCCAGGAAGAAACCGCCCCTTTAATTTTGACCATCGGGCTTGACATTACAGACCGGAAAAGGGCGGAAGAGCAAATGGTATGGCTTGCCACCCATGATCACCTGACCAACCTGAGCAATCTGAGGCATTTTAACCACGAATTTGAACGAATCATCGACCAGGCCAAAAGGTATGACGAGCAGGTGGCCCTGTTCTATCTGGATCTGGACCAGTTTAAAATCATCAATGACACCCAGGGCCATCACAGGGGGGACGTTGTTCTTCAAACCGTGGCCATGACCCTTAAACGGATAACCCGTAAATCAGATCTGATCTGCCGTATCGGCGGGGATGAGTTTACCCTGCTGATGCCCAATGCAACGGGAAAAGCCGTTCTGACCCTGGCAAAAAAAATCAATCAGGCCCTGGGCAAAACACCGGTTGAAGGCATGGGGCATAATTTTAAAATCAGCGCCAGCATCGGGATTGCCATTTTTCCCCAGCATGGTACTTCCATCCACGACCTCCTGTCCAATGCAGATCTTGCCATGTACCATGCCAAAAAATCGGGTTATGGCCAGTTTCACGTTTATTCAGCCAAACAGCAATACCAGGTTCATTTAACACAAAGGATGTATTGGAAAAATGTGCTTGAAGAGGCCATTGAGAATGATCGGTTTGTTCTCTATTTTCAACCGATCCTGGATTTGAAAACCGACAGGATCAGCCACTATGAATGCCTGATACGGCTGATTTCGGAGCAAGGCTCGGTTATCCCACCTGGAGAATTCATCGAATATGCCGAAGTCCTTGGACTCATCGGTCACATCGATCGCATCGTCATGGCAAAGGCAATTGCCCAGCACCTTGAATTCAACAAAAGGGGTATGACCGTGGGTTTGTCCATTAATCTATCGGGTCGCTCCCTGA
Coding sequences:
- a CDS encoding PAS domain S-box protein — its product is MVIILILFYVGTLLVNNYNSRIQLIDASRKRFVTVFEKQAMAMGYFFSEREQDLVALSGSREISTYFENKALGMSMQYGLGTSLLDMQHSFTTLADSKKIGEVKIYNWIAFVQSDGTPVTTVSPQVKKNIQRRFQQNLSLADNCMGTILEKRNNTTHAVITVPYFFKYRFMGYIVADVTLETAFHHLLDTWDVGDSSRIYLFCPKSKALFMAEDPVFGKWVSEHLAHEKKRSGFIQLKGLELGREKQVLVFSRVVHTPFFLIHIFPDDKFSSGINPRDALLIMVLLFLLVFGSVGFLIHSNTQKQLLAGQVEASRRNAREFQQQNDILFMEIAERKKMEKALEKANRELSQTSLTLNCILKSATEFAIAAIDSKSCIIHFNPAAERLFQVKREEIMGQHFSTLDFFSRVGNEQFYQILDIAQKQGKFEYDLIWKNSVDGGQLFRLVVMPMHNDDGINVGFILFVVDNTTRYRSEEKLRLSEERYRTLVENMPDIVFSIDENFLITTVNIPNSPSYSLEAGDIVGRSFEQFIHEQDRKQLQKLTRSDFREKKKYRRGVRFRFLSGAGKSSWVDLNLHYQYNNDGSFSGANGVLTNIAERKLLEAQLVRTERLAAAGQLAASIAHEINSPLAGISALLALVRKKNLNDKKAIEEIDLIRSAFESIGSTVKKLLNLNRPGLDYMQRANINAIVHDTVKLSEAYLKKKGIIARLELSECVPDFDCHPQDLGQVFLNFINNTIEAVESARGAGGDKFEILSCQNEILITTRVSADKIFVDYVDTGPGIAPEDLDKIFDPFFTTKKQLGMGFGLSICHEIILRHNGTLRALPRENGAWFAMEFSPVREV
- a CDS encoding transporter substrate-binding domain-containing protein, producing MKKNVFLWSTPVCHGLVCMLMAFFMTSWARAEGYDKVMERGTLRHLGVPYAHFVSGSGDGFSVELVQMFADYLGVRYEYVNASWASVISDLIGKKTTVSTQKLSTGEPADIKGDLIANGLTILPWREREILFSVPIFPSGVWIVARADFPHQPIVPSDDLAHDIQSTIDRVKGYRVLAIEGGCLDPALNRLEGSGVNVKIMPAKMNLNELIPAVLNNEADCTLLDFPDALVGIQKWPGKVKILGPVSMNQYMGVGFAKSSVRLRDEFNLFFQKCVNEGKYARLVNKYYPAVFSFYPSFFEGVMRICEK
- a CDS encoding type 2 periplasmic-binding domain-containing protein gives rise to the protein MFFNSFSITPMKKGLLIPLVFFIMVSSAGGVEVIVNASVPEIPYTVNDLKAIFAMQRPVWSNGERIHIFVFADDNPVHREFTKTRLNMFPHQFRRIWDRLLFSGTGQPPRQVSSPEEMIDKVSTTPNSIGYTGSEPDNDNIRIIIHE
- a CDS encoding EAL domain-containing protein, whose translation is MSNHKFFSLKWKFIFLISFTLVLLQGYLTGLSYIDAQRAFLDQGEKAQTRYFHIAKTVINNSSKVLELFAESIFPTEASNSSSRLRQERTIALLDENWLNWQFIWGLETAVLTDHEGKKIKEWGRVLKDLSPQIQQVLKKEEPLHTMACEDECYTTMTIPVISSFKAIGTLTLGRSLADGMIEFQNATQTDMVILTRVGKKPVAKDAPYQLSAMTHAAHNTPLLQALKEQHTMDELVHKNIIFHHGKRFYNIQAHAMDNIQNPSSLVLIIDDITAEYKEMHHHLARMVLTSLLGLFSILLVLSLLVHALLKRIATLSSTLPLLARHEYQKVRQVLNSKKTYHRWHDEVDNLIAVARDVTDQLEALKNETQTQTLLLTKKSQDLKREKEFIERLVQTAPILIMTQTCSGEILFVNNAALVLHEVEKEALVGHSFDDFFSAENHHHHDQLMALRQEKEIKSIQYDADMISSSGITHAISWFHSTLYPQEETAPLILTIGLDITDRKRAEEQMVWLATHDHLTNLSNLRHFNHEFERIIDQAKRYDEQVALFYLDLDQFKIINDTQGHHRGDVVLQTVAMTLKRITRKSDLICRIGGDEFTLLMPNATGKAVLTLAKKINQALGKTPVEGMGHNFKISASIGIAIFPQHGTSIHDLLSNADLAMYHAKKSGYGQFHVYSAKQQYQVHLTQRMYWKNVLEEAIENDRFVLYFQPILDLKTDRISHYECLIRLISEQGSVIPPGEFIEYAEVLGLIGHIDRIVMAKAIAQHLEFNKRGMTVGLSINLSGRSLNDRTVSHEIRRLLTLPHVNPEKIIFEITETAAISNFPSARTLINEVKELGCRFAIDDFGVGFSSFQYLKDLAVDYVKIDGSFIRKIDTSHGDRIFVKSMSEIAHALGKKTIAEFVENEAIVSVLREYEIDYAQGYHIGKPQPIEHLNESSH